The Mastomys coucha isolate ucsf_1 unplaced genomic scaffold, UCSF_Mcou_1 pScaffold14, whole genome shotgun sequence genome window below encodes:
- the Aamp gene encoding angio-associated migratory cell protein isoform X1 yields the protein MESESESGAAADTPPLETLSFHGDEEIIEVVELDPGPPDPDDLAQEMEDVDFEEEEEEEEANDEGWVLEAQEGVVGSMDGPDDSEVTFALHSASVFCVSLDPKTNTLAVTGGEDDKAFVWRLSDGELLFECAGHKDSVTCAGFSHDSTLVATGDMSGLLKVWQVDTKEEVWSFEAGDLEWMEWHPRAPVLLAGTADGNTWMWKVPNGDCKTFQGPNCPATCGRVLPDGKRAVVGYEDGTIRIWDLKQGNPIHVLKGTEGHQGPLTCVATNQDGSLILTGSVDCQAKLISATTGKVVGVFRPETVASQPSLGEGEESESNSVESLGFCSVMPLAAVGYLDGTLAIYDLSTQTLRHQCQHQSGIVQLLWEAGTAVVYTCSLDGVVRLWDARTGRLLTDYRGHTAEILDFALSKDASLVVTTSGDHKAKVFCVQRPDR from the exons ATGGAGTCCGAATCGGAGAGCGGAGCGGCCGCTGACACCCCGCCTCTGGAGACTCTGAGCTTTCACGGAGATGAAGAGATCATTGAGGTGGTAGAACTGGATCCAGGCCCTCCGGACCCGG ATGATCTGGCCCAGGAGATGGAAGACGTGGActttgaggaagaggaagaagaagaagaggccaATGACGAGGGCTGGGTCCTGGAAGCCCAGGAAGGGGTGGTCGGTAGCATGGACGGCCCGGATGATAGTGAGGTCACCTTTGCGTTGCACTCAG CATCTGTGTTTTGTGTGAGCCTGGACCCCAAAACCAATACCTTGGCGGTGACAGGGGGTGAAGATGACAAGGCCTTTGTGTGGAGGCTCAGCGATGGGGAGCTGCTCTTTGAGTGTGCAG GCCACAAAGATTCTGTGACATGTGCCGGTTTCAGTCATGATTCCACCCTAGTGGCCACAGGGGACATGAGTGGTCTTTTGAAAGTATGGCAGGTAGACACCAAGGAAGAAGTCTGGTCCTTTGAAGCAGGAGACCTGGAG TGGATGGAGTGGCACCCACGAGCCCCTGTCCTGTTGGCGGGCACAGCCGATGGCAACACTTGGATGTGGAAGGTCCCGAATGGTGACTGTAAGACCTTCCAGGGCCCCAACTGCCCTGCAACCTGTGGCCGAGTCCTCCCTGATG GGAAGAGAGCTGTGGTAGGGTATGAAGATGGTACCATCAGGATCTGGGACCTCAAGCAAGGAAACCCCATCCATGTACTGAAAG GGACTGAGGGTCATCAGGGTCCCTTGACCTGTGTTGCCACCAACCAGGACGGCAGCCTAATTCTGACTGGCTCTGTGGACTGCCAGGCCAAGCTGATCAGTGCCACCACTGGCAAG GTGGTAGGTGTGTTCAGACCTGAGACAGTCGCCTCTCAGCCCAGcctgggagagggggaggagagtgAGTCTAACTCTGTGGAGTCCTTGGGCTTctgcagtgt TATGCCTCTGGCCGCTGTTGGCTATCTGGATGGAACCTTGGCCATCTATGACCTGTCTACGCAGACACTCCGGCACCAATGTCAGCACCAG TCGGGCATTGTTCAGCTGCTGTGGGAGGCTGGCACTGCTGTGGTGTATACCTGTAGCCTGGATGGGGTTGTACGTCTCTGGGATGCCCGGACTGGCCGCCTGCTTACTGACTACCGGGGCCACACTGCTGAGATCCTGGACTTTGCCCTCAGCAA AGATGCTTCCCTGGTGGTGACCACATCAGGAGACCACAAAGCGAAAGTATTTTGTGTCCAGAGACCTGACCGTTAA
- the Tmbim1 gene encoding protein lifeguard 3 isoform X1, with protein MSHPTAPPPYEDHNPLYPGPPRPGGYGQPSVLPGGYPAYPTYPQPGYGHPAGYPQPVPPVHPMPMNYGHDYSEEERAGSDSFGEWDNRKVRHTFIQKVYCIISVQLLITVAIIAIFTFVEPVSEYVRNNVAVYYVSYAVFLATYLILACCQGPRRRFPWNIILLTVFTLALGFMTGTISSMYETKAVIIAMIITAVVAIAVTIFCFQTKVDFTSCTGLFCVLGIVLMVTGIVTSIVLLFRYIYWLHMVYAALGAICFTLFLAYDTQVVLGNRKHTISPEDYITGALQIYTDIVYIFTFVLQLVGNRD; from the exons ATGTCCCATCCCACTGCCCCACCTCCCTATGAGGACCACAACCCCCTGTACCCTGGCCCTCCACGACCCGGGGGCTACGGACAGCCGTCTGTCCTGCCAGGTGGTTATCCCGCCTACCCCACCTACCCTCAACCTGGTTATGGTCATCCTGCTGGCTACCCACAGCCAGTTCCTCCTGTCCATCCAATGCCCATGAACTACG GCCATGATTATAGtgaagaggagagagcaggaagcGACAGCTTTGGAGAATGGGATAACCGGAAAGTCCGACATACCTTCATTCAAAAG GTGTACTGCATCATTTCCGTCCAGCTGCTCATCACTGTGGCCATCATTGCTATCTTCACCTTTGT GGAACCAGTCAGCGAATATGTGAGGAACAATGTGGCTGTGTACTACGTGTCCTA CGCTGTCTTCCTTGCCACCTACCTGATCCTTGCCTGCTGCCAGGGACCTAG GCGCCGATTCCCATGGAACATCATCCTGCTCACCGTCTTT ACTCTGGCTTTAGGCTTTATGACAGGCACTATTTCCAG TATGTATGAAACCAAAGCTGTCATCATAGCAATGATCATCACTGCTGTGGTAGCCATTGCTGTCACCATCTTCTGCTTTCAGACTAAG GTGGACTTCACCTCGTGTACAGGCctcttctgtgtgctgggaataGTGCTGATGGTGACCGGTATTGTCACAAGCATAGTGCTGCTCTTTCGATAT ATTTACTGGCTCCACATGGTCTATGCAGCTCTGGGGGCCATCTGTTTCACCCTG TTCCTGGCTTATGACACGCAGGTGGTCCTGGGGAACCGGAAGCATACCATCAGCCCAGAGGACTACATCACTGGCGCCCTACAGATCTACACAGATATAGTCTACATCTTTACCTTTGTGCTCCAGCTTGTAGGAAatagagactga
- the Pnkd gene encoding probable hydrolase PNKD isoform X3, whose product MAAVVAATALKGRGARNARVLRGILSGATANKASQNRTRALQSHSSPECKEEPEPLSPELEYIPRKRGKNPMKAVGLAWAIGFPCGILFFVLTKQEVDKDRLKQMKARQNMRVSNTGEYESQRFRASPQQAQFPEVGSGVQT is encoded by the exons ATGGCGGCGGTGGTAGCTGCTACGGCGCTGAAGGGCCGGGGGGCGAGAAATGCCCGCGTCCTCCGGG GGATCCTCTCTGGAGCCACAGCTAACAAGGCTTCCCAGAACAGGACCAGAGCACTGCAGAGCCACAGCTCACCAGAATGCAAGGAGGAGCCCGAGCCCCTCTCCCCTGAGCTAGAATACATTCCCAGAAAGAGGGGCAAGAACCCCATGAAAGCTGTGGGACTAGCCTG GGCCATCGGCTTCCCCTGTGGTATCCTCTTCTTCGTCCTCACCAAGCAGGAAGTGGACAAGGATCGCTTGAAGCAGATGAAGGCTCGTCAGAACATGCGGGTGTCCAACACGGGCGAGTATGAGAGCCAGAGGTTCAGGGCTTCGCCCCAACAAGCCCAGTTCCCTGAAGTTGGGTCTGGGGTACAGACCTGA
- the Gpbar1 gene encoding G-protein coupled bile acid receptor 1 — translation MMTHNTELLTIPVGVLGLSLALASLIVIANLLLALGIARDRHLRSPPAGCFFLSLLLAGLLTGLALPMLPGLWSRNHKGYWSCLLLHLTPNFCFLSLLANLLLVHGERYMAVLQPLRPHGSVRLALLLTWVSSLLFASLPALGWNHWSPDANCSSQAVFPAPYLYLEVYGLLLPAVGATALLSVRVLATAHHQLREIRRLERAVCRDAPSTLARALTWRQARAQAGATLLFLLCWGPYVATLLLSVLAYERRPPLGPGTLLSLISLGSASAAAVPVAMGLGDQRYTAPWRTAAQRWLRVLRGRAKRDKPGPSTAYHTSCQCSIDLDLN, via the coding sequence ATGATGACACACAATACTGAGCTGTTGACCATTCCTGTGGGGGTTCTGGGGCTTTCCTTGGCCCTTGCAAGCCTCATCGTCATTGCCAACTTGCTCCTGGCCCTAGGCATCGCCCGGGATCGCCACTTGCGCAGCCCACCTGCTGGCTGCTTCTTTCTAAGCCTACTACTAGCCGGGCTACTCACAGGGCTGGCACTGCCCATGCTGCCTGGGCTATGGAGCCGGAACCATAAGGGTTACTGGTCCTGCCTCCTTCTCCACTTGACCCCCAacttttgtttcctctctttgCTTGCCAATCTGCTGCTGGTGCATGGGGAGCGCTACATGGCAGTGTTGCAGCCACTCCGGCCCCACGGGAGTGTGCGGCTAGCCCTGTTGCTCACCTGGGTCAGCTCCCTGCTCTTTGCCAGCCTGCCTGCTCTGGGCTGGAACCATTGGAGCCCTGATGCCAACTGCAGCTCCCAAGCTGTCTTCCCTGCCCCCTACCTCTACCTGGAAGTCTATGGGCTCCTGTTGCCTGCCGTGGGGGCCACTGCCCTTCTCTCTGTCCGTGTGTTGGCCACTGCCCACCACCAGCTGCGTGAGATCCGCCGACTGGAGCGGGCAGTGTGCCGTGATGCACCTTCAACCCTAGCTAGAGCTCTCACCTGGAGGCAGGCTAGGGCACAGGCAGGAGCCACACTGCTTTTTTTGCTGTGTTGGGGGCCTTACGTGGCCACATTGCTCCTGTCAGTCTTGGCTTATGAGCGTCGCCCACCACTAGGGCCTGGAACTCTGTTATCTCTCATCTCATTGGGCAGCGCTAGTGCTGCAGCTGTGCCTGTGGCCATGGGTCTGGGTGATCAGCGCTACACGGCCCCCTGGAGGACAGCTGCCCAAAGGTGGCTACGAGTGCTTCGAGGAAGAGCCAAGAGGGACAAGCCAGGCCCCAGCACTGCCTACCACACCAGTTGCCAATGCAGCATTGACCTGGACTTGAATTAG
- the Tmbim1 gene encoding protein lifeguard 3 isoform X2, which produces MFWLAREGHDYSEEERAGSDSFGEWDNRKVRHTFIQKVYCIISVQLLITVAIIAIFTFVEPVSEYVRNNVAVYYVSYAVFLATYLILACCQGPRRRFPWNIILLTVFTLALGFMTGTISSMYETKAVIIAMIITAVVAIAVTIFCFQTKVDFTSCTGLFCVLGIVLMVTGIVTSIVLLFRYIYWLHMVYAALGAICFTLFLAYDTQVVLGNRKHTISPEDYITGALQIYTDIVYIFTFVLQLVGNRD; this is translated from the exons ATGTTTTGGTTGGCCCGTGAAG GCCATGATTATAGtgaagaggagagagcaggaagcGACAGCTTTGGAGAATGGGATAACCGGAAAGTCCGACATACCTTCATTCAAAAG GTGTACTGCATCATTTCCGTCCAGCTGCTCATCACTGTGGCCATCATTGCTATCTTCACCTTTGT GGAACCAGTCAGCGAATATGTGAGGAACAATGTGGCTGTGTACTACGTGTCCTA CGCTGTCTTCCTTGCCACCTACCTGATCCTTGCCTGCTGCCAGGGACCTAG GCGCCGATTCCCATGGAACATCATCCTGCTCACCGTCTTT ACTCTGGCTTTAGGCTTTATGACAGGCACTATTTCCAG TATGTATGAAACCAAAGCTGTCATCATAGCAATGATCATCACTGCTGTGGTAGCCATTGCTGTCACCATCTTCTGCTTTCAGACTAAG GTGGACTTCACCTCGTGTACAGGCctcttctgtgtgctgggaataGTGCTGATGGTGACCGGTATTGTCACAAGCATAGTGCTGCTCTTTCGATAT ATTTACTGGCTCCACATGGTCTATGCAGCTCTGGGGGCCATCTGTTTCACCCTG TTCCTGGCTTATGACACGCAGGTGGTCCTGGGGAACCGGAAGCATACCATCAGCCCAGAGGACTACATCACTGGCGCCCTACAGATCTACACAGATATAGTCTACATCTTTACCTTTGTGCTCCAGCTTGTAGGAAatagagactga
- the Aamp gene encoding angio-associated migratory cell protein isoform X2, with translation MPSVLSSHTVAGQHQVFRPSLSPPLQPPSALFLLDDLAQEMEDVDFEEEEEEEEANDEGWVLEAQEGVVGSMDGPDDSEVTFALHSASVFCVSLDPKTNTLAVTGGEDDKAFVWRLSDGELLFECAGHKDSVTCAGFSHDSTLVATGDMSGLLKVWQVDTKEEVWSFEAGDLEWMEWHPRAPVLLAGTADGNTWMWKVPNGDCKTFQGPNCPATCGRVLPDGKRAVVGYEDGTIRIWDLKQGNPIHVLKGTEGHQGPLTCVATNQDGSLILTGSVDCQAKLISATTGKVVGVFRPETVASQPSLGEGEESESNSVESLGFCSVMPLAAVGYLDGTLAIYDLSTQTLRHQCQHQSGIVQLLWEAGTAVVYTCSLDGVVRLWDARTGRLLTDYRGHTAEILDFALSKDASLVVTTSGDHKAKVFCVQRPDR, from the exons AtgccctctgtcctctcttcccacaCGGTCGCTGGCCAACACCAGGTCTTCAGACCTagcctctctccccctctccagcccccaagtgctCTCTTCCTGCTTG ATGATCTGGCCCAGGAGATGGAAGACGTGGActttgaggaagaggaagaagaagaagaggccaATGACGAGGGCTGGGTCCTGGAAGCCCAGGAAGGGGTGGTCGGTAGCATGGACGGCCCGGATGATAGTGAGGTCACCTTTGCGTTGCACTCAG CATCTGTGTTTTGTGTGAGCCTGGACCCCAAAACCAATACCTTGGCGGTGACAGGGGGTGAAGATGACAAGGCCTTTGTGTGGAGGCTCAGCGATGGGGAGCTGCTCTTTGAGTGTGCAG GCCACAAAGATTCTGTGACATGTGCCGGTTTCAGTCATGATTCCACCCTAGTGGCCACAGGGGACATGAGTGGTCTTTTGAAAGTATGGCAGGTAGACACCAAGGAAGAAGTCTGGTCCTTTGAAGCAGGAGACCTGGAG TGGATGGAGTGGCACCCACGAGCCCCTGTCCTGTTGGCGGGCACAGCCGATGGCAACACTTGGATGTGGAAGGTCCCGAATGGTGACTGTAAGACCTTCCAGGGCCCCAACTGCCCTGCAACCTGTGGCCGAGTCCTCCCTGATG GGAAGAGAGCTGTGGTAGGGTATGAAGATGGTACCATCAGGATCTGGGACCTCAAGCAAGGAAACCCCATCCATGTACTGAAAG GGACTGAGGGTCATCAGGGTCCCTTGACCTGTGTTGCCACCAACCAGGACGGCAGCCTAATTCTGACTGGCTCTGTGGACTGCCAGGCCAAGCTGATCAGTGCCACCACTGGCAAG GTGGTAGGTGTGTTCAGACCTGAGACAGTCGCCTCTCAGCCCAGcctgggagagggggaggagagtgAGTCTAACTCTGTGGAGTCCTTGGGCTTctgcagtgt TATGCCTCTGGCCGCTGTTGGCTATCTGGATGGAACCTTGGCCATCTATGACCTGTCTACGCAGACACTCCGGCACCAATGTCAGCACCAG TCGGGCATTGTTCAGCTGCTGTGGGAGGCTGGCACTGCTGTGGTGTATACCTGTAGCCTGGATGGGGTTGTACGTCTCTGGGATGCCCGGACTGGCCGCCTGCTTACTGACTACCGGGGCCACACTGCTGAGATCCTGGACTTTGCCCTCAGCAA AGATGCTTCCCTGGTGGTGACCACATCAGGAGACCACAAAGCGAAAGTATTTTGTGTCCAGAGACCTGACCGTTAA